The DNA sequence GAGGGACCGGGGGCGGGAACGGCAGGGGTGCGCCTCGCGACGATGCACGCGATGAAGGGGCTGGAGTTTCGTGGCGTCGGTGTACTCGGGGTTTCGGACGGCGCACTCCCGTTCGCCCGTGAGGTCACCGCGGCCGCGACGGACAGGCTGCAGAACGAGGCCGATCTGCTGCGTGAGCGGTGCCTGCTCTTCGTCGCCTGCACACGGGCCAGGGAAGCACTGCACGTGTCCTGGAGCGGAAAGCCCAGCCCGTTCGTGCCCCTGCCTTCCGAACTCCCCTGACCGGCCGACGGGTCACTCGCCGGAATCGTCCGCAGGAGGTGCAAGGGCTCCGTTGGTCAGCCCCTCCCGGGCCAGAGCGGCTGCCTCCTTCCCCAGTTCGGCCAGACTCGCGACGCGTTCCTCGAACTCTTGGAGAGAACGGAAGACGGCTCCGTAGCGACGCTGGTCGGCGACCGCCATCTGCGGGATGCGGGCCGCCCGCGCGTCCACACGGTGCGTTCCGCTGGTACTGGTCGAGCGGCGGACGTTGGACGCGCTCTGAAGAAAGCCGCGCAGGTAGTCCGTATCGAGTTGAGGACTCAGGGATTGGGGGCCGCCGGCGCCCGCCTCGATCAGTCCCGCTCGGGACAGATCCGCGAGGCTGACCGTGGCTGTGTCCAGAGAGTCTTCTCCCGCCGTTTCCCGCAAGGCCGGCAGGAGTGCGCCCAGCGCTTGGAGCTGCTGCTCGATCTCTTCGCGCAGGGACCAGTACTCCGCCCGGAAGTCCTGGGTGGAACGGTGGATGTGAAGGTTCGGCGTGAGGTCCACGGTCTCGTCGAGGAGGTCGATGAGGGGGATGTCGGCGACCTGGTCGCTGGTGGGTTCTAGGGGTCCGTCCGGATCGTTGCCCGTCAGGTCGACCATGCGGACGTGTGACGGAGTCGTGTCGTCCGGTTTCGGGCGGCGGAGGATCCAGAGCAGTACGGGGACGGAGTGCGAGGAGGCGACTCCACCCGGTAGCGCGATGACGTGGGCGAGGATTCCCCGCCGTACGAGTTCCGCCCGGATCCGGCGTCCAGCCTTGCGGTAGGCCACGGATGACGGCATGACGATCACCGTGCGGCCGCCAGGGGCGGTGTGGGCGTAACAGTGCTGGAGCCAGGCGAGCTCCCCCTCCGCCTTGG is a window from the Streptomyces sp. MMBL 11-1 genome containing:
- a CDS encoding N-6 DNA methylase — its product is MTSVPDEHVDDVNAQHLPRVCNGVYGFRMRDDAGAVDPLITGAEIARIAGVTRAAVSNWRRRHKDFPAPAGGSSGTPLFSLTDVRAWLANQRKSHDVSDEVRLWQALRASFGDDMISGLSSVAAFLSTGNPSGLDSAAAAIVASSAQSATPTDVADGLVERFQDSARRSGSDQVTSARIARAVAHFVGPLPKGTTVFDPACGIGVLLMVAGDDGSTVIRGQEIDPAAARFAELRAKLSGRADAVIQAGDSLRADAWPSLRADLVVCEPPAVGPDWGREELLLDARWELGTPSKAEGELAWLQHCYAHTAPGGRTVIVMPSSVAYRKAGRRIRAELVRRGILAHVIALPGGVASSHSVPVLLWILRRPKPDDTTPSHVRMVDLTGNDPDGPLEPTSDQVADIPLIDLLDETVDLTPNLHIHRSTQDFRAEYWSLREEIEQQLQALGALLPALRETAGEDSLDTATVSLADLSRAGLIEAGAGGPQSLSPQLDTDYLRGFLQSASNVRRSTSTSGTHRVDARAARIPQMAVADQRRYGAVFRSLQEFEERVASLAELGKEAAALAREGLTNGALAPPADDSGE